In Uranotaenia lowii strain MFRU-FL chromosome 2, ASM2978415v1, whole genome shotgun sequence, one genomic interval encodes:
- the LOC129746334 gene encoding cuticle protein 19-like, protein MFKIIALVACLAVVASAQYYGSDHGHHEIHEHKEHHDHPKYKFEYGVKDGHTGDHKSQWEARDGDVVKGGYTLDEADGTHREVEYKSDHHNGFQAHVKRVGHGHHPHGESYANIDQHH, encoded by the exons ATGTTTAAg attatCGCATTGGTCGCCTGCCTGGCTGTAGTTGCCTCGGCCCAGTACTACGGATCGGATCATGGACATCATGAAATCCACGAGCACAAGGAACACCATGATCATCCCAAGTACAAGTTCGAGTACGGCGTCAAGGATGGGCACACCGGAGACCACAAAAGCCAATGGGAGGCCCGTGATGGGGATGTCGTCAAGGGAGGATACACTCTGGATGAAGCCGACGGAACCCACCGCGAGGTTGAGTACAAGTCCGACCACCATAATGGATTTCAGGCTCACGTCAAGCGTGTTGGCCACGGCCACCATCCCCATGGAGAGAGTTACGCCAACATCGATCAGCACCATTGA